The Amphiura filiformis chromosome 12, Afil_fr2py, whole genome shotgun sequence genome includes a region encoding these proteins:
- the LOC140166664 gene encoding D-aspartate oxidase-like — protein sequence MTRKVCVIGAGIIGLSTAVCIIEQIPDVQVTIIADKFTPETTGDGANGVWSPVLSGQTCIDVMTRWGSVTWDHLTDLLHSEDAAPAGVKLVLGYHLYTSQKEEPYWKDIVLGFRRISTKEIQTVFPVDCGFTHGFSFNTIVTECSTYLPWLTKRFQQKGGKIQCRRICSIGEVDKIFDVVVNCSGVHAYHLVNDKEVTVIKGQMVKVRASWQKWYVSAKSKNGVVTNLTPKSDHVVLGSTRDFGNWDTDVCLDVSIDIYNRCCKLVPSLKNAEIIGGWSGLRPGRTSVRLARENMMFGLHILPVVHNYGHGGSGVTLHWGCAQDATELVRQCLQDLSNFPSKL from the exons ATGACACGTAAAGTTTGCGTTATTGGTGCCGGCATCATTGGTCTCTCTACTGCCGTATGCATTATCGAGCAAATTCCCGATGTACAAGTCACCATAATTGCCGACAAGTTTACACCCGAGACTACCGGGGACGGAGCAAACGGAGTATGGTCTCCAGTTCTCTCTGGTCAGACTTGCATAGACGTAATGAC GCGTTGGGGCAGTGTGACTTGGGATCATTTGACTGACTTGTTACATTCTGAAGACGCGGCACCTGCTGGTGTTAAGTTAGTTCTCGGTTACCATCTCTATACAAGCCAGAAAGAA GAACCTTATTGGAAAGACATTGTACTTGGATTTCGACGGATTTCAACGAAAGAAATACAAACGGTTTTCCCAGTAGATTGTGGATTCAC GCATGGCTTTTCTTTCAATACCATCGTCACAGAATGTTCCACGTATTTGCCTTGGCTGACAAAAAG ATTTCAACAAAAAGGAGGTAAAATTCAGTGTCGTCGAATCTGTTCAATTGGAGAG GTGGACAAGATCTTTGATGTTGTAGTGAATTGCTCTGGCGTCCATGCATATCATCTGGTAAACGACAAAGAGGTTACGGTTATAAAGGGACAAATGGTTAAG GTTCGCGCATCTTGGCAAAAGTGGTACGTCTCAGCAAAATCTAAAAATGGTGTTGTTACAAATTTGACACCGAA GTCCGACCATGTTGTTCTTGGTTCAACCCGGGATTTTGGAAACTGGGATACAGACGTCTGTCTCGATGTCAGTATCGATATTTATAACCGTTGCTGCAAACTTGTTCCAAGTTTAAAG AATGCAGAAATCATTGGAGGATGGTCCGGTTTGAGACCAGGAAGAACATCTGTTCGGTTAGCGAGAGAAAATATGATGTTTGGATTGCATATATTACCG GTAGTGCATAATTACGGTCATGGTGGTTCAGGGGTAACGCTTCACTGGGGATGTGCGCAAGATGCAACTGAGCTGGTTCGACAATGTCTCCAAGATCTGTCAAACTTtccttcaaagttgtaa